A portion of the Halodesulfovibrio aestuarii DSM 17919 = ATCC 29578 genome contains these proteins:
- a CDS encoding sensor histidine kinase — translation MRLSSKVNILVVLAFVASGLLCLGIQWVFIMPSFISLEKETAIKNAERVLETINNELNQVAPSASDWAFWTDTYNYMTGKNQNFVKENLEGTSVLEALKANYMGFYDTEGNAAWNLAIDLPTNELLHLGWLSEAKLPPDHPLLQIKTLTDEVRGIIDTPYAPMLVVAKPILTNLRKGPIAGTFILGRFLDNSTISHISKLTKLSIIPSLPKKQQIVPSHLLQIGHRHKGITYSALRKVETQTSWQIYTTLVDLTQKPVLALQIDTSRDISDQGAKAVMQSLWSLAATGLLMMFVFWKLLRITVLEPLTELTEHAKKIGKAGNLQEHIQIKRDDEIGFLSKTFNQMVDHLEESRQKVVDQSYRSGVAEMAGGVLHNIRNAITPLNVRLSTLQQSLRTAPLEEIKQASAELANSNTLSERRADLLQFVELAAEELSKLVTKSYEDVTLSIQQIAQIEGLLADQRRLTRSERVIEAVDMVKIINDVAAGLRSVFKDVMEVKITDSVVSCGNVVGARAALQQVVANVLINAAESIIEAGEHTGCITISASKEKLMGREMVDYHFDDNGIGVDPEHLEHLFERDFSTKHREGSGYGLHWSAITIQSLGGKMFVESAGLGHGASIRILLPVA, via the coding sequence ATGCGTTTGTCGAGCAAAGTAAACATACTGGTTGTATTGGCTTTCGTCGCCTCAGGCCTGCTTTGTCTTGGCATCCAATGGGTATTTATTATGCCGAGTTTTATCTCTTTGGAAAAAGAAACGGCAATCAAGAATGCAGAACGTGTCCTTGAGACTATTAACAATGAGCTTAACCAAGTTGCCCCATCAGCTTCAGATTGGGCCTTTTGGACAGATACCTACAACTATATGACAGGTAAAAATCAGAACTTTGTTAAAGAAAATCTTGAAGGAACCAGCGTTCTTGAAGCGTTAAAGGCTAATTACATGGGTTTTTATGATACGGAAGGTAATGCAGCCTGGAATCTCGCTATTGACTTGCCAACCAATGAGTTACTTCATCTCGGATGGCTTTCAGAAGCAAAGCTCCCACCAGATCATCCGCTACTACAGATTAAGACATTAACGGACGAGGTTCGTGGGATAATCGATACTCCCTATGCCCCTATGCTGGTAGTAGCCAAGCCTATTTTAACTAACTTGCGTAAGGGACCGATTGCCGGAACTTTTATCTTAGGACGCTTTTTGGATAATTCTACAATCAGCCACATAAGTAAATTGACCAAGCTTTCCATTATTCCGTCCCTCCCCAAAAAACAACAGATTGTCCCTTCGCATTTGTTACAGATAGGTCACCGGCATAAAGGAATAACGTATTCAGCGTTGCGGAAAGTTGAAACACAGACTAGTTGGCAAATTTATACTACGTTAGTTGACCTTACTCAAAAACCAGTTTTGGCGTTACAAATAGACACGTCCCGAGATATTTCTGATCAAGGTGCAAAGGCTGTAATGCAATCCTTATGGTCATTAGCTGCAACTGGGCTGTTAATGATGTTTGTATTTTGGAAGCTGCTCCGAATTACCGTTTTGGAGCCCCTGACAGAATTAACTGAACATGCCAAAAAAATCGGCAAGGCTGGTAACTTGCAGGAGCACATACAAATCAAACGAGATGATGAAATTGGCTTTTTGAGCAAAACGTTCAACCAAATGGTAGATCACCTTGAAGAAAGCAGACAAAAAGTTGTCGATCAATCATACCGATCCGGTGTTGCCGAAATGGCGGGCGGGGTTCTCCATAACATTAGAAATGCCATAACACCCTTGAATGTCAGGCTGTCAACATTGCAACAGAGTCTCCGGACTGCGCCACTTGAAGAAATTAAACAGGCGTCGGCTGAGTTAGCAAATTCCAATACGTTATCAGAGCGCCGTGCAGACCTACTACAATTCGTAGAGTTGGCTGCAGAAGAGCTGAGTAAGTTGGTAACAAAAAGTTATGAAGACGTGACACTTTCTATCCAGCAGATAGCTCAAATAGAAGGACTTTTAGCAGACCAACGACGACTAACCCGCTCTGAAAGGGTAATAGAGGCTGTCGATATGGTAAAAATTATAAATGATGTTGCGGCTGGATTACGGTCTGTATTCAAAGATGTAATGGAAGTTAAAATTACTGACAGTGTGGTTAGTTGTGGTAATGTTGTCGGAGCGCGAGCCGCCTTGCAACAAGTCGTAGCAAACGTGTTAATCAATGCTGCGGAATCGATTATAGAAGCTGGAGAGCATACTGGTTGCATTACAATTTCAGCAAGTAAAGAAAAGCTTATGGGGAGGGAAATGGTTGATTACCATTTTGATGACAACGGAATAGGAGTGGATCCTGAACATCTTGAGCACTTATTTGAACGGGACTTTTCAACAAAGCACAGAGAAGGTTCCGGTTACGGTCTCCATTGGAGTGCGATTACAATACAGTCTCTTGGTGGCAAAATGTTTGTAGAAAGCGCCGGATTAGGTCACGGAGCATCTATCCGCATACTATTACCGGTTGCCTGA
- a CDS encoding putative bifunctional diguanylate cyclase/phosphodiesterase, which yields MDAANNPVRILVADDERAILESYRMILEGNTQYSNAAINNLKSKLFGDKRASDGRSAPPEFDVLYTMGANEAVQAIKESLENNNRFAMIFLDMRMPPGPDGAWAAAEIRALDPDIEIVISTAYSDVEPGELSLRVPPAGKMFYIQKPFHPHEVRQLAVALGQKWQAEKKMLQMAYYDSLTGLPNRAYFINRIKQEIVFSEKNEQSLAVLFIDLDNFKRVNDALGHKVGDDLLRTVAKRIKHSLRSSDAVSRYLLSDNSNMQIARLGGDEFTVLLTDLQQPDDALTVAKRIQEELSKPIELNAHKLIVTPSIGISLYPNDGEDDVELLKSADLAMYFAKRNGRNNVQFYDKSMNEQALLRINLENELRHAIERNEMSLHYQPQVNLSTGAVTGLEALLRWNNVSLGNVAPYDFIPIAEESGLIAPIGEWVLRTACQQAKYWQDAGLNITRMAVNVAAMQFSSSDFPDTVARVLKETNLEPSVLELEIGESILVKNANSAINTFLKLKELGVKLAINDFGTGYSILVYLEHFPIDRLKIDSTFIKAITTDIDDMAIASAIIAMGDSMKVDVLAKGVETDDQLQLLKHENCTEAQGFYFYHPMDVKDTEEFLLKQGKDNK from the coding sequence GTGGACGCGGCAAACAATCCAGTTAGAATCTTAGTTGCAGATGATGAACGAGCAATTCTTGAATCTTATCGTATGATCCTTGAAGGAAACACTCAGTACTCCAATGCTGCTATCAATAATCTAAAAAGCAAACTGTTTGGCGACAAACGTGCTTCTGATGGCCGTTCTGCACCTCCGGAATTTGATGTCTTATACACTATGGGGGCTAACGAAGCAGTACAAGCAATAAAAGAGAGTCTGGAAAATAACAATCGGTTTGCGATGATATTTCTTGACATGCGCATGCCTCCAGGACCGGACGGTGCGTGGGCTGCGGCAGAGATTCGCGCCCTTGATCCAGATATTGAAATCGTTATTTCAACTGCTTATTCGGACGTTGAGCCAGGCGAGCTATCTTTACGAGTCCCGCCTGCGGGAAAGATGTTTTATATCCAAAAGCCATTTCATCCTCACGAAGTGCGTCAGCTTGCCGTTGCCTTAGGACAAAAATGGCAAGCTGAAAAAAAAATGCTTCAAATGGCTTATTATGATAGTTTAACAGGGCTGCCCAATCGTGCTTATTTTATAAACAGAATAAAGCAAGAGATCGTTTTTTCAGAAAAAAATGAACAATCTTTAGCTGTCTTGTTTATCGATCTTGACAACTTTAAACGAGTTAATGACGCACTGGGCCATAAAGTTGGCGACGACTTGTTACGTACTGTTGCTAAACGAATTAAACACAGCCTGCGTAGTAGTGATGCAGTTTCAAGATATCTGTTAAGCGACAATTCCAACATGCAAATAGCCAGGCTTGGAGGGGATGAATTTACGGTGTTACTTACAGACCTCCAGCAGCCGGATGATGCGTTAACCGTGGCGAAGCGAATTCAAGAAGAACTTTCAAAGCCGATAGAATTAAACGCACATAAGCTCATTGTTACGCCGAGTATTGGAATAAGTCTTTACCCAAACGATGGGGAAGATGATGTCGAGTTACTGAAAAGTGCGGATCTGGCTATGTATTTTGCAAAACGTAATGGGCGCAACAATGTTCAGTTTTATGACAAATCTATGAACGAACAAGCTCTGTTACGCATAAATCTTGAGAATGAACTGCGCCACGCCATTGAACGAAATGAAATGTCGCTTCACTATCAACCACAAGTTAATCTATCTACAGGAGCTGTGACCGGCCTTGAGGCATTGCTTAGATGGAATAATGTCAGTTTAGGTAATGTTGCCCCATATGATTTTATTCCTATAGCTGAGGAAAGTGGCCTTATCGCTCCAATTGGAGAATGGGTACTGCGTACTGCGTGTCAGCAAGCTAAATATTGGCAGGATGCCGGTCTAAATATAACACGCATGGCAGTTAATGTCGCAGCAATGCAGTTCTCAAGCTCTGATTTCCCAGACACTGTTGCTAGAGTACTTAAGGAAACAAATCTTGAGCCTTCGGTTCTGGAGTTAGAAATTGGTGAGTCTATTTTGGTGAAAAATGCGAATAGCGCGATTAATACATTTCTCAAGCTCAAAGAACTTGGTGTGAAACTTGCGATTAATGACTTTGGTACCGGATACTCAATCCTCGTTTATCTGGAACATTTTCCTATTGATCGACTCAAGATTGATAGCACCTTTATTAAGGCGATCACCACCGACATTGATGATATGGCAATAGCAAGCGCAATTATCGCCATGGGAGATAGCATGAAAGTAGACGTTCTTGCTAAGGGTGTCGAAACAGATGACCAATTGCAACTTTTGAAACACGAAAATTGTACAGAAGCACAAGGTTTTTATTTCTATCACCCTATGGATGTAAAAGACACAGAAGAATTTCTGCTGAAACAAGGAAAGGATAATAAATGA
- the hydF gene encoding [FeFe] hydrogenase H-cluster maturation GTPase HydF produces MSEKAPRGIRMVITLVGRRNAGKSSLINALAGQDIAIVSDHPGTTTDPVAKHYELLPLGPVTFYDTAGLDDTGTLGELRIKAAQRVLYRTDTAILVVSEEGMGDAEHEILNTLQKMNIATIVVFNKADIATPKPDDIAFCANNGLPHLTVCTASGQGVNDVKKTLIATAPKEFVEDPVLVSDLISHGETVLCVVPIDRAAPKGRIILPQVQVLRDVLDNDALGIVVKEHELPEALGALRHDPALVITDSQAIAEVVADVPKNVPLTTFSTLFARYKGDLPTLVEGARAIDSLKDGDKVLMCEACSHHAVEDDIGRVKLPKWITQYTGKELEFVIYAGHDFPEDLECFALAVHCGGCMSNRTEMLRRIRECTRREVPITNYGVAISKVHGVLDRVVQPLGL; encoded by the coding sequence ATGTCTGAAAAAGCTCCCAGAGGCATTCGCATGGTCATTACTCTTGTTGGTCGACGCAATGCCGGAAAATCTTCACTTATCAATGCGCTTGCCGGACAAGATATCGCGATAGTATCTGATCACCCCGGCACAACCACCGACCCAGTTGCAAAGCACTATGAGTTATTACCATTGGGGCCTGTAACGTTCTACGATACGGCAGGGCTCGATGACACCGGGACCCTCGGCGAACTTCGCATTAAGGCAGCTCAGAGGGTGCTTTATCGCACTGATACGGCAATTCTTGTGGTGAGCGAAGAGGGTATGGGTGATGCAGAACACGAAATCTTAAATACACTGCAAAAGATGAATATCGCGACTATCGTTGTGTTCAACAAAGCAGACATTGCCACTCCTAAGCCTGACGATATCGCATTTTGTGCGAACAACGGACTCCCTCATCTGACAGTTTGCACAGCATCCGGCCAAGGAGTAAATGACGTCAAAAAAACGTTAATTGCTACTGCGCCTAAAGAGTTTGTGGAAGACCCTGTTCTTGTCAGTGACCTTATTTCACATGGGGAGACCGTGTTGTGCGTTGTCCCTATTGATCGCGCTGCTCCGAAGGGGAGGATCATTCTACCGCAGGTTCAGGTACTGCGTGATGTGTTGGACAACGATGCGTTAGGAATAGTGGTTAAAGAACATGAGTTACCAGAGGCGCTCGGAGCATTGCGACACGACCCCGCGTTAGTAATAACAGATTCGCAGGCTATCGCAGAAGTCGTGGCAGATGTGCCGAAGAACGTGCCACTTACGACCTTCTCTACCTTATTTGCACGTTATAAAGGCGACTTACCAACACTGGTCGAGGGCGCACGTGCCATAGACTCCTTGAAGGACGGCGACAAGGTACTTATGTGTGAGGCGTGTTCACATCATGCTGTTGAGGACGATATCGGCCGAGTAAAGCTCCCGAAATGGATAACTCAATACACTGGTAAAGAACTGGAGTTTGTCATATACGCCGGTCACGATTTTCCAGAGGACCTCGAATGCTTTGCTCTCGCCGTGCACTGTGGCGGTTGTATGAGCAATAGAACAGAAATGTTGCGCCGTATACGTGAATGCACTCGCCGTGAAGTTCCAATCACCAACTACGGAGTTGCAATCTCGAAAGTTCATGGAGTGTTGGATAGGGTAGTGCAACCTCTCGGACTGTAA
- the hydE gene encoding [FeFe] hydrogenase H-cluster radical SAM maturase HydE — protein sequence MQKNEILDALRASDASSLFETAYRTRNDTFGQEVFQRGVVEFSTHCRKNCQYCGLRAANVALKRFRLSTEEIIAAAHCAIEAGMGTVVLQSGEEQLDIRRVGKIIEKIKNLSDVSVTLSLGDHDEDTYRYWLDCGADRYLLKMETFDETLHARMRPGQTMKERLRRVNMLCRLGFETGSGIISGLPYMTQEMLADDLLKLSDMSLDMIAVGPFVPHPDTPLAPYSAGSMEEALRVTALLRIMNPKANIPATSALDALDVNGREKGLHAGANVVMPSVTPEFVRARYNIYPGKNNASEPVQELIERLQQRLCNAGYKPSSARGASPAYRKTA from the coding sequence ATGCAGAAGAACGAGATCTTAGACGCGTTGCGCGCGTCCGATGCAAGCTCATTGTTCGAAACTGCTTATCGTACCCGTAACGACACTTTTGGGCAGGAGGTCTTTCAGCGAGGGGTGGTTGAATTTTCAACCCATTGCCGAAAAAACTGTCAGTATTGCGGACTACGTGCCGCGAATGTAGCTCTCAAGCGATTCAGATTAAGCACCGAGGAAATCATTGCCGCAGCGCATTGCGCTATAGAAGCAGGTATGGGCACTGTCGTTCTTCAATCAGGCGAGGAACAACTGGATATCCGACGTGTCGGTAAAATAATTGAAAAGATAAAGAATCTTAGCGACGTATCCGTCACCCTCTCGTTGGGTGATCATGATGAGGACACCTACAGATATTGGCTTGACTGCGGTGCTGATAGGTATCTTTTGAAGATGGAAACGTTCGATGAAACTCTGCATGCCCGTATGCGCCCCGGTCAAACAATGAAAGAACGGCTTAGAAGGGTAAACATGTTATGCAGACTTGGCTTTGAAACAGGATCAGGCATTATTTCCGGTCTACCATACATGACGCAGGAAATGCTTGCTGATGATTTGTTGAAGTTGTCTGATATGTCTCTTGATATGATCGCCGTAGGGCCGTTCGTCCCGCATCCGGATACACCGCTTGCCCCTTATTCTGCAGGATCAATGGAAGAAGCACTGCGTGTTACTGCATTGTTACGAATAATGAACCCTAAGGCGAACATACCCGCAACCAGCGCTCTGGATGCGCTGGATGTTAATGGCCGAGAAAAGGGGTTGCATGCTGGTGCAAACGTCGTCATGCCCTCCGTCACGCCAGAGTTTGTTCGTGCCCGATATAATATTTATCCCGGAAAGAACAATGCATCGGAACCGGTGCAGGAACTTATTGAAAGACTGCAACAACGCCTTTGTAACGCAGGCTATAAACCATCATCCGCACGCGGCGCATCACCCGCATATCGGAAAACAGCATAG
- the hydG gene encoding [FeFe] hydrogenase H-cluster radical SAM maturase HydG translates to MLVDTEGLENFIDENAIHEIIRTTTQPESARVRDILDKAREAKGLTLEETACLLQAEDPELNEMIFETARAVKRAIYGNRLVLFAPLYVTNECGNNCTYCGFKADNTELDRRTLSPEELQREVRVLEDMGHKRLLLVYGEHPKFGADWIAETVQTVYDTVAEKSGEIRRVNINCAPLDVEGFRKLSDVGIGTYQCFQETYHTKTYAALHPTGHKKHFLWRLHALHRAMEAGIEDVGMGPLLGLYDYRFDILSCLAHAAELEKRFGVGPHTISFPRLEPALNADIAFNPPYPISDMQFKRLVAVLRLSVPYTGLILSTREDRIMRRELLDLGVSQISAGSRTYPGAYTDPNYDRPDVQQFCIGDNRSLEDVIQEIVQNGYIPSWCTACYRLGRTGEHFMELAKKGFIQEFCHPNSLFTFKEYLHDYAGEATRSIGIPLIQNEVDNFPAKRRDLVETRLHRIEEGERDLYL, encoded by the coding sequence ATGTTAGTAGATACAGAAGGATTAGAAAATTTTATAGACGAGAATGCTATTCATGAAATTATACGCACTACAACACAGCCGGAATCAGCTCGTGTTCGCGATATTCTGGATAAAGCTCGCGAAGCTAAAGGCCTTACCTTAGAGGAAACCGCTTGCCTGCTACAAGCGGAGGACCCAGAATTAAACGAAATGATATTTGAAACTGCTCGTGCTGTTAAGCGGGCCATTTACGGAAATCGGTTAGTTCTCTTTGCACCTCTCTATGTTACTAACGAATGTGGGAATAACTGTACTTATTGTGGTTTTAAGGCAGATAACACGGAATTAGATCGCCGCACGCTCTCTCCTGAAGAACTCCAGCGTGAAGTTAGAGTCCTGGAAGATATGGGGCATAAGCGTCTATTACTTGTTTACGGAGAACATCCAAAATTTGGTGCGGACTGGATCGCTGAAACAGTTCAAACAGTGTATGACACAGTCGCTGAAAAAAGCGGTGAAATCCGGCGCGTGAATATTAACTGTGCACCGCTGGATGTGGAAGGTTTCCGTAAGCTAAGTGACGTGGGCATAGGAACCTATCAGTGTTTCCAAGAAACTTACCATACAAAAACATATGCTGCTTTGCACCCAACCGGACATAAAAAGCACTTTTTGTGGCGCCTGCATGCATTGCATAGAGCTATGGAGGCGGGGATCGAAGATGTGGGTATGGGACCATTACTTGGTCTGTACGACTATCGTTTTGATATCCTCAGTTGTCTTGCACATGCTGCGGAACTGGAAAAACGTTTTGGCGTAGGCCCACACACAATTTCTTTCCCACGTTTGGAACCTGCACTTAATGCTGATATTGCATTCAATCCACCGTACCCTATCTCAGATATGCAGTTCAAACGTTTAGTGGCTGTACTACGTCTTTCTGTACCATATACAGGTCTTATCCTCAGTACTCGAGAAGACCGGATTATGCGACGTGAGTTGCTTGATCTTGGTGTATCGCAGATAAGTGCAGGTTCACGCACTTATCCTGGAGCTTATACTGACCCGAACTATGACCGACCTGATGTCCAGCAGTTCTGTATAGGTGATAACCGTAGTCTTGAAGACGTTATTCAGGAAATCGTACAAAACGGATATATTCCGTCATGGTGCACTGCATGCTATCGTCTGGGTAGAACCGGTGAGCACTTTATGGAGTTAGCTAAAAAAGGCTTCATTCAAGAGTTCTGCCATCCTAACTCACTGTTTACATTTAAAGAATACTTGCATGACTACGCCGGTGAAGCTACGCGCTCTATCGGTATTCCTCTGATTCAAAATGAGGTGGATAACTTCCCTGCAAAGCGCCGTGATTTGGTTGAAACACGGCTACATCGCATTGAAGAGGGAGAACGAGACTTATACCTGTAG
- a CDS encoding TM1266 family iron-only hydrogenase system putative regulator, whose protein sequence is MNSTRNRPARMDQISTFYTREHVIMEKRMGVVSIIVGDRKREAGSVNDIITKHSNIVLARMGLPCRDRGLSVIALIIEATTNEVGAFTGQLGNLSSVKVKSSLV, encoded by the coding sequence ATGAACTCAACGCGTAACCGACCTGCCCGTATGGATCAAATTTCGACGTTCTACACAAGAGAGCATGTGATCATGGAAAAGCGCATGGGCGTTGTAAGTATCATTGTTGGCGATAGAAAGCGTGAGGCTGGCAGTGTGAATGACATCATAACCAAACATAGTAACATCGTTCTTGCCCGCATGGGCCTGCCGTGTCGTGATAGGGGACTTAGTGTCATTGCCCTTATCATTGAGGCAACCACGAACGAGGTTGGTGCATTCACCGGTCAACTTGGCAACCTTTCTAGCGTAAAAGTTAAATCTTCACTTGTATAG
- a CDS encoding iron hydrogenase small subunit: MKKIGLMSRRGFIKVAGIACGYSVLGFNVTREAFAATLEFVGLRQQSVYNADSKIYSIRKSQDNPMIKKLYAKDGFLHEGPCGHKSHHLLHTHYNDRSAGVKALKAKGVKLAL, translated from the coding sequence ATGAAAAAAATAGGATTAATGAGCAGACGTGGTTTCATCAAGGTTGCTGGTATCGCCTGCGGGTACTCAGTTCTTGGTTTTAACGTTACCCGTGAAGCGTTCGCAGCGACCTTGGAATTCGTCGGTTTGCGTCAGCAGTCCGTGTACAATGCAGACAGCAAGATTTATTCCATCCGCAAGTCTCAGGACAACCCAATGATTAAGAAGCTTTATGCGAAGGATGGCTTTCTACATGAAGGTCCATGCGGGCATAAATCTCATCATTTACTCCACACTCACTACAATGATCGAAGTGCAGGCGTTAAGGCTTTGAAAGCCAAAGGCGTAAAACTGGCACTGTAA
- a CDS encoding [FeFe] hydrogenase, group A, translating to MSGAKEKQATAKPAYLANLKLPATGSNVEMEGVNYKIAAPQGVDPSTLFFVQVDKDKCQACGECETHCPTGAIQEMHPDGERGVVDPAACVNCGQCLANCPFGAISEQVSYVGEIFEKLKDPDTIVVSMPAPAVRYGLGECFGMPTGTYVGGKMHAALRRLGFGLVWDNEWTADVTIMEEGTELLERVKKGDKPLPQFTSCCPGWVKFAETFYPDLNAHLSTCRSPIGMLGPLAKTYGSEQSGIKSKKMYTVSIMPCVAKKFEGLRPEMNASGSRDIDATINTRELAWMIKQAGIDFASLPEEQPDPALGMSTGAATIFGTSGGVMEAALRLAYEVLSGNTLANPDIKVVRAHEGIKTADIPVPNFGTVKVAVVSGLQNAAKLCDEVRAGKSPYHFIEVMTCPGGCVNGGGQPLEPEMLQSSLFHSTVAKINRRFNQRRVG from the coding sequence ATGTCTGGAGCAAAAGAAAAGCAGGCTACTGCCAAGCCAGCCTACTTAGCGAACCTGAAGCTACCGGCGACGGGAAGCAATGTGGAGATGGAGGGGGTAAACTACAAAATTGCCGCCCCTCAGGGTGTTGATCCTTCCACACTCTTCTTTGTTCAGGTTGACAAGGACAAGTGTCAGGCATGTGGCGAATGTGAAACCCACTGTCCTACCGGAGCCATTCAGGAAATGCATCCGGATGGTGAACGCGGGGTAGTAGATCCTGCGGCATGTGTCAACTGTGGACAGTGTCTTGCCAACTGTCCTTTTGGCGCAATCAGTGAACAGGTCTCATATGTTGGTGAGATATTCGAAAAACTCAAAGACCCTGATACCATTGTTGTTTCCATGCCTGCTCCGGCTGTACGTTATGGCCTTGGCGAATGCTTTGGTATGCCTACAGGCACGTACGTCGGCGGCAAAATGCATGCAGCATTGCGCCGTCTGGGCTTTGGCCTTGTATGGGATAACGAATGGACTGCGGACGTTACCATCATGGAAGAGGGCACTGAGCTGCTCGAAAGGGTTAAGAAAGGTGATAAGCCATTGCCGCAATTCACCTCATGTTGCCCGGGCTGGGTAAAGTTTGCGGAAACTTTTTACCCAGATCTTAATGCTCACCTTTCCACCTGTAGGTCTCCTATTGGTATGCTCGGTCCTTTAGCTAAGACCTATGGTTCTGAACAATCCGGCATTAAGAGCAAAAAGATGTACACTGTGTCCATCATGCCTTGTGTTGCCAAAAAGTTTGAGGGACTCCGTCCTGAAATGAACGCAAGTGGCTCCCGTGATATTGATGCTACCATCAATACTCGTGAACTGGCATGGATGATCAAACAGGCTGGTATTGATTTTGCCTCGCTCCCTGAAGAACAGCCGGATCCTGCTCTTGGTATGTCTACAGGTGCTGCGACTATCTTCGGCACCAGTGGCGGTGTTATGGAAGCCGCACTACGTCTTGCTTACGAAGTGCTTTCCGGTAACACCCTTGCCAATCCGGACATCAAAGTAGTCCGCGCCCATGAAGGCATCAAGACAGCTGATATTCCTGTACCTAATTTCGGTACTGTGAAGGTTGCTGTTGTAAGTGGCCTACAAAATGCGGCAAAACTCTGCGACGAAGTACGCGCTGGTAAATCACCGTACCACTTCATCGAAGTCATGACTTGTCCCGGTGGTTGCGTAAATGGTGGCGGACAACCTCTTGAGCCTGAAATGCTCCAATCTTCGCTTTTCCATAGCACTGTTGCTAAGATCAACCGCCGCTTCAATCAGCGACGTGTAGGCTAG
- a CDS encoding methylglyoxal synthase has product MELTKNIAIVAHDNCKKTMLEFVDCNFDILIHHHLFATGTTGSMVEKLLQEKASATEMEQFSGVSKMKSGPLGGDQQLGGLIADGKIDVLIFFWDPMEPQPHDVDVKALLRLAVLYNIPTASNRSSADFLISSPLFSSAYEIIETGHIK; this is encoded by the coding sequence ATGGAACTCACAAAAAATATTGCTATTGTCGCTCATGATAACTGCAAAAAAACTATGTTGGAGTTTGTTGATTGTAACTTTGACATATTAATCCATCATCATCTGTTCGCGACAGGGACAACAGGAAGTATGGTTGAGAAATTGTTGCAGGAGAAGGCTAGTGCCACAGAAATGGAGCAGTTCTCTGGTGTAAGTAAAATGAAATCCGGCCCGCTTGGAGGTGACCAGCAGCTGGGTGGGTTAATAGCGGATGGAAAAATAGATGTGCTTATTTTTTTCTGGGATCCAATGGAACCTCAGCCTCATGATGTCGATGTTAAGGCGCTGCTTCGTCTGGCTGTCCTTTACAACATTCCCACAGCAAGTAACCGGTCCTCTGCGGATTTTCTTATCTCTTCACCGCTTTTTAGCAGTGCATACGAGATAATTGAAACCGGACATATTAAATAA